Proteins from a single region of Dyadobacter fanqingshengii:
- a CDS encoding RNA polymerase sigma factor → MSNEAHISNLSDINIQLWLRFKAGDSAALGQLAQVHYRALYNYSTKFSSDPNFIRDSIQELYLELWERREQLSETAFVKSYLFKALRHKLIKESIRLKRFQEPKELFDLDYEDAPVESQIIADENAQSQSSHLKRIITLLSKRQQEVIYLRFYQNLDNEDIAHIMGLGRQSVSNLLHRTLKEIRQIWAPAEFLWALLVITSLL, encoded by the coding sequence TTGAGTAACGAAGCGCACATATCAAACCTTTCTGACATCAATATCCAGCTCTGGCTGCGTTTTAAAGCGGGCGATTCGGCTGCATTAGGCCAGCTTGCACAAGTCCATTACCGCGCTCTTTACAACTATTCCACCAAATTTTCGTCCGACCCCAACTTTATCCGGGACTCTATCCAAGAGCTTTACCTCGAATTATGGGAACGGAGGGAACAACTCTCCGAAACTGCTTTTGTCAAATCATATTTATTTAAAGCGCTGAGACACAAGCTTATTAAGGAAAGCATTCGTTTGAAGCGCTTTCAGGAGCCTAAGGAGCTCTTTGATCTGGATTATGAAGATGCGCCCGTGGAGTCGCAGATCATTGCCGATGAAAACGCGCAATCGCAGTCCAGCCACCTTAAACGAATCATTACACTACTCTCCAAGAGGCAACAAGAGGTCATTTACCTGCGCTTTTACCAGAATCTTGACAACGAAGACATTGCTCACATTATGGGTTTGGGACGCCAGAGCGTTTCCAACCTGTTGCACCGCACATTAAAGGAGATCCGTCAGATATGGGCACCCGCTGAGTTTCTCTGGGCTTTGCTTGTTATCACCTCCCTTCTATAA
- a CDS encoding plastocyanin/azurin family copper-binding protein, which translates to MKNILLTTLISLGCVSAYAQSKQNKEDDFYRIVTIPIPENIKMEVGGMQVLPDGRLATSTRRGEVWMIGNPYLKGDGQPSFHRFASGLHEPLGLLYRGKDFLISQRGEVTRLVDTDNDGIADVYDSFAKWPLSGNYHQYSYGPVPMPNGELLVTLNLDWVGRGASQSKWRGWMLKLGEDGKLTPFATGLRSPSGFGSYKGDIFYTENQGDWVGSGRMTHLEKGDFAGNPAGLRWSKEEGSPVKLTPSDVPNTGEPLYDVAKKLPGLKAPAVWFPHTLVGISTSDFKEDVTNGAFGPFSGQMFVGDQGHSIITRVDLEKVNGVWQGTVFPFREGFMSGILRMEWGLDGSMFVGQTSRGWSATGKQEFGIQRLVWTGKMPFEMKNVRSMPDGFEITFTSPVDKKAAADQEAYKLNSFTYKYHQTYGSPIVNTQEVPLKGIVVSEDGLKVRLVLDPALLRKGYIHEIKADGVKGADGNPLLHATGYYTLNEIASGNPVNASAFTTTVKAVAVDHSAHTMPVAETANSAPSAKRVVEMPASWTNGPDQTITIGTVPGLKFDISEIQVKAGSRIKIVFNNNDDMLHNLVITKPGTANAVGEAGLNLGLKGSELNYVPKTNDVLFHSNIVEPEKSESIYFVAPKQAGTYQYVCTFPGHYTLMQGKLKVTK; encoded by the coding sequence ATGAAAAATATACTATTAACGACGCTGATATCACTTGGATGTGTCTCAGCGTATGCGCAATCGAAGCAAAATAAAGAGGATGATTTCTACCGGATCGTTACCATCCCCATTCCCGAGAACATTAAAATGGAAGTCGGCGGCATGCAGGTGCTTCCGGACGGCCGTCTGGCAACTTCTACCCGCCGCGGCGAGGTTTGGATGATTGGTAACCCCTATCTGAAAGGCGATGGGCAGCCTTCTTTCCACCGTTTTGCTTCCGGCTTGCACGAGCCGCTGGGGCTTTTGTATCGTGGAAAGGATTTTCTGATCTCACAACGCGGGGAAGTAACCCGCCTTGTGGATACGGACAATGATGGCATTGCCGACGTTTATGATTCGTTTGCAAAATGGCCATTATCAGGCAATTATCACCAATATTCTTACGGTCCCGTGCCGATGCCGAATGGCGAGCTGCTCGTAACGTTGAACCTCGACTGGGTAGGACGCGGTGCAAGCCAGTCAAAATGGAGAGGCTGGATGCTGAAATTGGGTGAAGACGGTAAGTTGACGCCATTCGCAACCGGCCTTCGCTCCCCTTCCGGCTTCGGCTCTTACAAGGGAGATATTTTTTATACCGAAAACCAGGGCGACTGGGTGGGTTCCGGCCGTATGACGCATTTGGAAAAAGGAGATTTTGCCGGAAACCCGGCTGGTTTGAGATGGAGCAAAGAAGAAGGTTCGCCGGTTAAGCTTACCCCATCTGATGTGCCTAACACAGGCGAACCGCTGTACGATGTTGCCAAAAAGTTGCCGGGTCTGAAAGCGCCGGCGGTTTGGTTTCCGCACACGCTCGTGGGCATTTCCACTTCGGACTTTAAAGAAGATGTTACCAATGGCGCCTTCGGTCCGTTTTCGGGACAAATGTTCGTGGGTGATCAGGGACACAGCATTATCACCCGCGTGGATCTGGAAAAAGTGAATGGCGTGTGGCAGGGAACTGTTTTCCCTTTCCGCGAAGGTTTCATGTCGGGGATCTTGCGGATGGAATGGGGCCTGGATGGTTCTATGTTTGTAGGACAAACAAGTCGCGGCTGGTCTGCAACGGGTAAGCAGGAATTTGGCATTCAGCGATTGGTTTGGACGGGTAAGATGCCTTTTGAAATGAAAAATGTGCGTTCTATGCCGGACGGTTTCGAAATCACGTTCACAAGCCCGGTTGACAAAAAAGCCGCAGCGGACCAGGAAGCGTACAAATTGAACAGCTTTACTTACAAATATCACCAGACTTACGGCAGCCCGATCGTTAACACGCAGGAAGTGCCTTTGAAAGGAATAGTAGTTTCAGAAGATGGCCTGAAAGTGCGCCTGGTTCTTGATCCTGCGTTGCTCCGCAAGGGTTATATTCACGAAATCAAGGCGGATGGCGTAAAAGGTGCGGATGGTAACCCATTGCTGCATGCGACCGGTTACTATACATTGAACGAAATTGCTTCTGGCAATCCGGTAAATGCTTCTGCCTTCACAACGACGGTTAAAGCGGTTGCGGTGGATCACAGCGCGCATACAATGCCGGTCGCTGAAACTGCTAATTCGGCCCCTTCTGCAAAGCGTGTTGTGGAAATGCCCGCCAGCTGGACCAACGGCCCGGATCAGACGATCACAATCGGAACCGTTCCGGGATTGAAATTTGATATTTCCGAAATTCAGGTAAAAGCAGGAAGCCGCATTAAAATTGTCTTCAACAACAATGACGATATGCTTCATAACCTGGTGATTACCAAGCCGGGAACAGCCAACGCGGTGGGTGAAGCGGGCCTTAATCTGGGTTTGAAAGGTTCAGAGCTGAATTATGTTCCCAAAACGAATGACGTTTTGTTCCATAGCAACATTGTAGAGCCCGAAAAGTCAGAAAGCATCTATTTCGTAGCGCCAAAACAAGCCGGAACCTATCAATACGTTTGCACATTCCCGGGACATTATACATTAATGCAGGGCAAATTGAAGGTTACCAAATAG
- a CDS encoding family 16 glycoside hydrolase, with amino-acid sequence MGQTAKGNYSLLPLKDLSSFESTSPNWSVQGDVAIHPTGTAKPKTKAGEGILIGSPGKALTTKLKAGDLRLATEFMVSPGAEGYIVLPGGQKVRISDSSHQRDANASTSGYIGQFPTQNASKAPGLWQTLELVYDAAVPGVANSARLNLLSLNGVTVLETVYLPNSQATAEGKPLSFEVNKGTIAFRNVGYQLLASRKTLTLNNLAYKVYSDKWDAKEYSKLSHEGKSPTLTQEVTNGMREFHLVYEGDIDVQEAGEYIFTSIYSGPMFDFEVDGKSVMSTGESTSQETHTGTANLTQGAHKFKIHYSRFPWRQPALGLRVEKAGIRPYDLHVLSSLPEPEPKPYISVTPDKQPEMVRSFIQIEGEKYKRTHCISVGSPQGWSYTIDLNRGAMLQAWRGQFANVTEMWYERGEPQLLTPAGLSVHVSGRSSLAVLADKATTWPDSSNINFLGYKINPEGFPVFRYAIGSATVSDQIISNDKGMSRTFTVEGKPTGAIYSLLGSGKQITDLKNGLFQIDNRYYIQVNQKAQAIVRPAGDNQELVLPVSDSATYMMFW; translated from the coding sequence AGACCTCAGCTCATTTGAAAGCACAAGCCCGAACTGGTCCGTACAAGGCGATGTGGCCATCCACCCGACGGGAACAGCAAAACCTAAAACCAAAGCGGGAGAAGGCATCCTGATCGGCAGCCCAGGTAAAGCCCTGACAACGAAATTAAAAGCAGGCGACCTCCGGTTGGCCACCGAATTTATGGTTTCCCCAGGCGCAGAAGGCTACATTGTGCTGCCGGGCGGACAGAAAGTAAGAATTTCCGACAGCAGCCATCAACGTGATGCCAATGCTTCCACATCCGGTTATATCGGACAATTTCCAACGCAAAACGCTTCCAAAGCACCGGGGCTCTGGCAAACGCTTGAACTCGTTTACGACGCGGCCGTTCCTGGCGTAGCCAACTCTGCCCGGCTCAATTTGTTGTCGTTAAATGGTGTCACAGTGCTGGAAACTGTTTATCTGCCTAATTCCCAGGCTACCGCAGAAGGAAAACCGCTCTCATTTGAGGTAAACAAGGGAACTATCGCGTTCAGAAATGTAGGTTATCAATTGCTTGCGAGTCGTAAGACATTGACATTGAATAACCTGGCATACAAGGTTTATTCGGACAAATGGGATGCAAAGGAATATAGCAAGCTTTCTCATGAAGGAAAATCTCCAACATTAACCCAGGAAGTGACGAACGGAATGCGCGAGTTCCATTTGGTTTACGAAGGCGATATCGATGTGCAGGAAGCAGGCGAATACATTTTTACAAGCATTTACTCCGGCCCGATGTTCGATTTTGAAGTAGATGGAAAGAGCGTGATGAGCACGGGCGAAAGCACTTCACAGGAAACGCACACGGGCACAGCGAACCTGACGCAAGGCGCTCACAAATTCAAGATACATTACTCCCGCTTTCCATGGAGACAACCCGCATTGGGGCTTCGCGTTGAAAAAGCGGGCATTCGTCCCTACGACCTGCACGTGCTTTCATCATTGCCCGAGCCGGAGCCGAAGCCATACATTAGCGTGACGCCCGACAAGCAGCCCGAAATGGTGCGTTCATTCATCCAGATCGAAGGCGAGAAATATAAGCGCACACATTGCATTTCAGTTGGAAGCCCGCAAGGATGGAGCTACACGATCGACTTGAACCGCGGCGCAATGCTGCAAGCCTGGCGTGGACAGTTTGCCAACGTTACCGAAATGTGGTACGAACGCGGCGAACCGCAACTGTTAACCCCTGCGGGACTGAGCGTCCACGTTTCGGGCAGAAGCAGCCTTGCCGTTTTAGCCGACAAAGCAACAACCTGGCCGGATTCTTCGAACATCAATTTCCTGGGCTACAAAATCAACCCGGAAGGATTTCCTGTGTTCCGCTATGCAATCGGCTCGGCGACAGTAAGCGATCAGATCATTTCCAATGACAAAGGAATGTCCCGGACATTTACCGTAGAAGGCAAGCCTACCGGCGCGATTTATTCGTTGCTGGGATCTGGAAAACAGATCACTGATCTCAAAAACGGCCTTTTCCAGATCGATAACCGCTATTATATTCAGGTCAATCAGAAAGCTCAGGCCATTGTGAGGCCTGCCGGAGACAATCAGGAACTGGTGTTGCCTGTGTCCGATTCGGCTACATATATGATGTTCTGGTAA